A region from the Vibrio sp. SS-MA-C1-2 genome encodes:
- the sapC gene encoding putrescine export ABC transporter permease SapC yields MPSDNIYAENRIPTQRQRSWLLFRKNSLSMFGFWCLLLIIALTIFAPLFAPYSPFEQHLTPLTPPSWSNDGHIEYFLGTDDLGRDILSRLLYGAQITFGYTVLITLAAAVVGILIGAAAGMTQGVKSSILNHLLDTVLFIPSLLLAIILVAFMGASQTTVLISIWLALIPRFIRSTYTAVHEEIEKDYTVAAKLDGASSFYIFYHSILPNILPAIATNATRAFSIAILDFSALGFLGLGAQSPSPEWGTMLGDSIELVYNAPWTVTLPGFSIMLTVLVINLVGDGIRQAINAGTD; encoded by the coding sequence ATGCCATCCGATAATATCTATGCTGAAAATAGAATTCCAACTCAACGTCAACGTTCTTGGTTATTATTTCGTAAAAACTCACTCAGTATGTTTGGTTTTTGGTGCTTGCTCTTGATTATTGCTTTAACAATTTTTGCACCACTATTCGCTCCTTATTCACCTTTTGAACAACACCTTACCCCACTAACGCCGCCATCTTGGAGTAACGATGGTCATATTGAATACTTTTTAGGTACTGATGATTTAGGGCGAGATATTCTCTCTCGTCTTTTATATGGTGCACAAATTACCTTTGGATACACGGTCCTGATTACACTTGCAGCAGCAGTGGTTGGCATATTAATTGGTGCTGCAGCAGGAATGACTCAAGGTGTAAAATCAAGCATTTTAAATCACTTACTTGATACTGTTCTATTTATCCCGTCACTGTTATTGGCGATTATTCTTGTTGCGTTTATGGGGGCAAGCCAAACAACCGTATTAATCTCTATTTGGTTAGCTTTAATCCCTCGATTTATTCGTTCAACCTATACCGCCGTTCATGAAGAGATAGAAAAAGACTACACGGTAGCGGCAAAACTCGATGGTGCGAGTAGTTTTTATATATTCTACCACTCAATTTTGCCGAATATTCTTCCCGCTATTGCAACCAATGCAACTCGCGCTTTTTCTATTGCCATTTTAGATTTTTCTGCCCTTGGATTTTTAGGATTAGGGGCACAGTCACCCTCTCCTGAATGGGGAACGATGTTGGGAGATTCGATTGAACTAGTCTACAACGCACCTTGGACTGTCACGCTTCCGGGCTTTAGTATTATGCTTACAGTTTTAGTGATTAATTTAGTCGGTGACGGG
- a CDS encoding ABC transporter permease subunit, with amino-acid sequence MLIYTIRRLILFITTLLLITVVGFSILRLDTESPWFYQSAVSGWWNYLLQVLQGNFGRYPNGVPVVSDIIVLFPATLELIFIAFCVSLLIGIPVGTLAGMSRNSLLDKVITSISLVGYSIPIFWLAIILILFFSINLEWLPVSGRYNLLYDIPHITGISIIDILLSDIPHKQELLQNVIEHLVLPTIVLAVAPTTEVIGQMRSSVAEVMTQNYIKAAATKGLSRFNIVFRHVLKNAIPPIIPSIGIQLSTMLTLATLTEFVFNRPGIGRWLLDAVAQQNYLAIQAGIVTVAVFILVASIISELVGAIVNPLLRKEFYAIR; translated from the coding sequence ATGCTGATATATACAATTAGGCGTTTAATCTTATTTATTACCACACTGCTATTAATCACAGTGGTTGGATTTAGTATTTTAAGACTAGATACCGAGTCACCTTGGTTTTATCAATCGGCAGTCTCTGGTTGGTGGAACTATCTCCTACAAGTGTTGCAAGGAAATTTTGGTCGTTACCCTAATGGAGTTCCTGTTGTCAGTGATATCATCGTTTTGTTTCCAGCAACATTAGAGCTGATATTTATCGCTTTCTGTGTTTCATTACTAATCGGGATCCCTGTTGGTACCCTTGCAGGCATGTCTCGAAATAGTTTGCTGGATAAAGTCATTACGTCAATTTCTTTAGTCGGTTATTCGATTCCAATATTCTGGTTAGCCATTATCTTAATCCTTTTTTTCTCAATCAATCTAGAGTGGCTCCCTGTCTCAGGTCGTTATAATTTACTGTATGATATCCCTCATATTACAGGGATATCGATCATTGATATCTTATTGTCCGATATTCCTCATAAACAAGAATTATTACAAAATGTGATTGAGCACCTTGTTCTGCCTACCATTGTATTAGCCGTTGCTCCAACCACTGAAGTGATCGGCCAAATGCGCTCTTCAGTGGCCGAGGTCATGACTCAAAACTACATTAAAGCTGCAGCAACAAAAGGCTTATCGCGTTTTAACATCGTCTTCCGCCATGTGTTAAAAAATGCAATTCCACCAATAATTCCTTCGATCGGAATTCAATTATCAACGATGCTAACGTTGGCAACACTCACTGAATTTGTATTTAACCGACCAGGAATTGGTCGTTGGCTATTAGATGCAGTTGCCCAGCAAAACTATCTCGCTATTCAAGCTGGAATTGTAACGGTTGCAGTATTTATTCTTGTTGCAAGCATCATCTCTGAGTTGGTCGGCGCTATTGTTAATCCATTGCTTAGGAAAGAATTTTATGCCATCCGATAA